The following proteins come from a genomic window of Nostoc sp. ATCC 53789:
- a CDS encoding glycosyltransferase has product MNQLHSYRATILPVPEAISRPVWSVMIPTYNCARYLRETLTSVLAQDPGSEIMQIEVIDDCSTKDDPQAVVEELGRGRVVFYRQPENVGYIKNFETCLKRSRGKLIHLLHGDDCVKKGFYRKLQSAFEDNPEIGAAFCRHFYMDENGHYQGSSALEQLESGILSNWLERIAIEQRIQTPSIVVRRSVYEKLGGFDRRFSCCGEDWEMWVRIAAQYPVWYEVEPLALYRIHSNSLSRISTRTAADTQESRMATEIMQTYLPTLVARKLSNKAKENVAIYSVQDLVLQMLTLGDFTAATTQIQEALKCSYSRKVLIELSRTIFQSGKFWIKKVIKSQMSLKTHQ; this is encoded by the coding sequence AATCAACTACATTCTTACCGTGCAACAATTCTACCCGTACCAGAGGCAATATCCCGTCCTGTTTGGTCGGTTATGATTCCCACATACAACTGTGCCAGATATCTGCGCGAAACACTAACTAGCGTGTTAGCTCAAGACCCTGGTTCGGAAATCATGCAGATAGAGGTCATTGATGATTGCTCTACTAAAGACGATCCACAAGCAGTGGTTGAAGAATTGGGTCGAGGGCGCGTTGTTTTCTATCGACAGCCAGAGAATGTCGGGTATATAAAAAACTTTGAAACTTGTTTAAAGCGATCGCGAGGTAAGTTAATTCATTTATTACATGGCGATGATTGTGTAAAAAAGGGTTTTTATCGCAAGCTGCAATCAGCTTTTGAAGATAACCCAGAAATAGGTGCTGCTTTCTGCCGTCATTTTTATATGGATGAGAACGGTCATTATCAAGGAAGTTCTGCCTTAGAGCAACTTGAAAGTGGAATTCTGAGCAACTGGTTAGAGCGAATTGCAATTGAACAGCGCATTCAAACGCCTTCAATTGTCGTGAGGCGGAGTGTCTATGAAAAGCTAGGAGGGTTCGATCGCCGATTCTCGTGCTGTGGTGAAGATTGGGAGATGTGGGTACGAATTGCAGCGCAATACCCAGTGTGGTATGAAGTTGAACCTCTAGCTTTATATCGCATCCATTCAAACTCTCTTAGTCGGATATCTACCCGTACAGCAGCAGATACTCAAGAATCACGTATGGCAACTGAGATTATGCAAACTTACTTACCTACATTAGTTGCTAGAAAACTATCTAACAAAGCTAAGGAAAATGTCGCTATTTACTCTGTTCAAGATTTAGTATTGCAGATGTTAACTCTTGGCGATTTTACGGCTGCAACTACTCAAATTCAAGAAGCCTTAAAGTGTAGTTATTCTCGAAAAGTCTTGATAGAACTGAGCCGCACTATTTTCCAAAGTGGAAAATTCTGGATAAAAAAAGTAATCAAGTCCCAAATGAGTTTGAAAACTCATCAGTAG